A genomic window from Mesorhizobium sp. 131-2-1 includes:
- a CDS encoding IS5 family transposase: MAVKQTGQLSLAEAFLGSKLPGGSSPLDRLSGLVKWYRFEKLLVALRDGGPGRAAWPPLVLFKALLLQSLYGLSDRELEEALGDRLSFRRFVGLGLEESIPDHTVLSRFRNLLVGEGLMEKLFGELDRQLEKAGVILKRGTMLDATLIDAVSAPPTPERASKDADARITARKGKGGLTFGYKAHVGVDEGSGLIRTVITTPANVNDTVPADRLICGDEKTVWADAAYDTHARRARLKAEGKKVRIARRPNKHHALPARLKHYNRLIARRRAAVETTFATLKNRMRLTTIRYVGLAKAAGQVTMAAIAFNMRRWAAITG, translated from the coding sequence ATGGCGGTGAAGCAGACAGGTCAGTTGAGCTTGGCGGAGGCGTTTCTTGGCAGCAAGCTTCCAGGTGGCTCTTCGCCACTCGATCGGCTGTCTGGTCTGGTGAAGTGGTACCGCTTCGAGAAGCTGCTTGTCGCGCTGCGCGATGGCGGGCCGGGACGCGCGGCCTGGCCGCCGCTGGTGCTGTTCAAGGCGCTGCTGCTGCAATCGCTCTATGGGCTGTCGGATCGCGAACTGGAGGAAGCGCTGGGCGACCGGTTGTCGTTCCGCCGCTTTGTCGGGCTTGGTCTTGAGGAAAGCATCCCCGATCACACGGTGCTGTCACGCTTTCGCAATCTGCTTGTCGGCGAAGGGTTGATGGAGAAGCTGTTTGGCGAACTGGACCGACAGCTGGAGAAAGCCGGTGTGATCCTGAAGCGTGGCACGATGCTGGATGCCACGCTGATCGATGCCGTCTCGGCGCCGCCGACGCCGGAGCGGGCGTCGAAGGACGCAGACGCTCGCATAACCGCACGCAAGGGCAAGGGCGGCCTCACCTTCGGCTACAAGGCTCATGTCGGGGTGGATGAGGGATCGGGCCTGATCCGCACGGTGATCACTACACCGGCCAACGTCAACGACACAGTGCCGGCCGATCGCTTGATCTGCGGCGACGAGAAGACGGTGTGGGCGGATGCCGCCTATGACACCCATGCCCGCCGTGCCCGGCTCAAGGCTGAGGGCAAGAAGGTGCGCATTGCGCGCCGCCCCAACAAGCATCATGCGCTGCCGGCGCGGCTCAAGCATTACAATCGTCTGATCGCCAGACGGCGAGCGGCGGTGGAGACCACCTTCGCCACGCTCAAAAACCGCATGAGGCTGACCACGATCCGTTATGTCGGACTGGCCAAGGCTGCTGGTCAGGTGACGATGGCAGCGATCGCCTTCAACATGCGCCGATGGGCCGCCATCACGGGATAG
- the phnN gene encoding phosphonate metabolism protein/1,5-bisphosphokinase (PRPP-forming) PhnN codes for MMVSALLERELSAETFPIRNGVFVAVVGPSGAGKDTVIGYAKSRFADETRLEFVRRVITRPSDAASEDHDTLADAAFAEAEADGAFALCWDAHGLRYGLPADVDWAVANGHVAVANVSRSVIPALRERYANLAVVEITATPEILAERLAARGRESRGEVLARLARSAAVALSGPDVTSIDNSGARDIAGERFAEVLRKAMAFSDLSSMI; via the coding sequence ATGATGGTATCGGCCTTGCTCGAACGCGAACTGTCGGCCGAGACGTTCCCGATCCGCAACGGCGTCTTCGTCGCCGTGGTCGGCCCGAGCGGCGCCGGCAAGGACACGGTGATCGGCTACGCCAAGAGCCGCTTCGCCGACGAGACGCGGCTGGAATTCGTGCGTCGCGTCATCACCCGTCCGAGTGATGCGGCGAGCGAGGACCACGACACGCTGGCCGACGCCGCCTTCGCCGAGGCCGAGGCCGACGGCGCCTTCGCGCTATGCTGGGACGCCCATGGCCTGCGCTATGGCCTGCCCGCCGATGTCGACTGGGCCGTCGCCAACGGCCATGTCGCCGTGGCGAATGTATCCCGCTCGGTCATCCCGGCGCTGCGTGAGCGTTACGCCAACCTGGCGGTGGTCGAGATCACCGCGACGCCGGAAATCCTCGCCGAGCGTCTGGCCGCGCGCGGCCGCGAATCGCGCGGCGAGGTGCTGGCGCGCCTGGCGCGCAGCGCCGCCGTCGCGCTTTCGGGACCTGACGTCACCTCGATCGACAACAGCGGCGCCCGTGACATCGCCGGCGAGCGCTTCGCCGAGGTGCTGCGCAAGGCGATGGCCTTTTCCGACCTGTCGAGCATGATCTGA
- a CDS encoding alpha-D-ribose 1-methylphosphonate 5-triphosphate diphosphatase — protein sequence MTAETVLTNARIVLADEIVEGSLVLRDGLIAAIDPGVARTGEDMAGDYIIPGLVELHTDHLEGHYAPRPKVRWNPIAAVLAHDAQVATAGITTVLDALRVGMDEDADLTSADIRKLADAIEDSVEQERLRADHFIHLRCEVSAPDCLRAFANFETDERVKLASLMDHAPGQRQFVNLETYAYYYQRKLKLSDRDFQKFCEKRMAESAVNSGPNRVFISAACRERGIVLASHDDATAGHVEEAIEQGVRVAEFPTTEEAARASKAAGLGVLMGAPNVMRGASHSGNVSARTLAGDGLLDILSSDYIPFSLIQSAFFLGDVVEGISLPQAVAMVSKNPAEAVGLDDRGVIEPGRRADLVRVRVDDHVPVVRTVWRQGLRVA from the coding sequence ATGACCGCCGAGACCGTTCTCACCAATGCCCGCATCGTGCTTGCCGACGAGATCGTCGAGGGCTCGCTGGTGCTGCGCGACGGCCTGATCGCCGCCATCGATCCCGGTGTTGCCCGCACCGGCGAGGACATGGCGGGCGACTACATCATTCCCGGTCTGGTCGAGCTGCACACCGACCACCTCGAAGGCCACTACGCGCCGCGCCCGAAGGTGCGCTGGAATCCGATCGCCGCAGTGCTTGCCCATGATGCTCAGGTGGCGACCGCCGGCATCACCACCGTGCTCGATGCCTTGCGCGTCGGCATGGACGAGGACGCCGACCTCACCTCCGCCGACATCCGCAAGCTGGCCGACGCCATCGAGGACAGTGTCGAGCAGGAGCGACTGAGGGCCGACCACTTCATCCATCTGCGCTGCGAGGTGTCGGCGCCGGATTGCCTGAGGGCCTTCGCTAATTTCGAGACCGACGAGAGGGTGAAGCTCGCCTCGCTGATGGACCATGCGCCGGGCCAGCGCCAGTTCGTCAATCTCGAGACCTATGCCTACTACTACCAGCGCAAGCTGAAGCTCTCCGATCGCGACTTCCAGAAGTTCTGCGAAAAGCGCATGGCCGAATCGGCCGTGAATTCCGGCCCGAACCGGGTCTTCATCTCCGCCGCCTGCCGCGAGCGCGGCATCGTGCTGGCCAGCCATGACGACGCCACCGCCGGCCATGTCGAGGAAGCCATCGAGCAGGGCGTGCGCGTCGCCGAGTTCCCGACCACGGAAGAGGCCGCCCGGGCTTCGAAAGCGGCGGGTCTCGGCGTGCTGATGGGCGCTCCCAATGTCATGCGCGGCGCTTCGCATTCCGGCAACGTCTCGGCCCGCACGCTGGCCGGCGACGGGCTGCTCGACATCTTGTCGTCCGACTACATTCCCTTCAGCCTGATCCAGTCGGCCTTTTTCCTCGGCGACGTCGTCGAGGGCATTTCGCTGCCGCAGGCGGTCGCCATGGTGTCGAAAAACCCGGCCGAGGCTGTCGGCCTCGACGATCGCGGCGTCATCGAGCCGGGCCGGCGCGCCGACCTGGTGCGCGTGCGCGTCGACGACCACGTTCCGGTCGTCCGCACCGTCTGGCGCCAGGGGCTCCGGGTCGCATGA
- a CDS encoding DUF1045 domain-containing protein, with protein sequence MRYAIYFTPRQDEPLARIAANWLGRDPFGAATRPVEAVGQLSAAEVAFHTASARRYGFHATLKAPFLLAGNETEASLRAALDSFAEATQPVIIPRLVVGQIDGFFALVPEAPVPALNRFAGDVVLAFDRFRAPLTEAEIERRSPDSLKPDEFRNLCQWGYPYVFETFRFHMTLSGRAAPQESPRLRAAIEGLFAEVLLRPVPVDALTLFVETEPGAPFMVLSHHALGRRSARKTA encoded by the coding sequence ATGCGCTACGCCATCTACTTCACCCCAAGGCAGGACGAGCCGCTGGCGCGGATCGCCGCCAACTGGCTGGGACGCGACCCGTTCGGCGCCGCCACAAGGCCGGTCGAGGCCGTGGGTCAGCTGTCGGCGGCGGAAGTCGCCTTCCACACCGCCTCGGCGCGGCGCTATGGCTTCCACGCGACGCTGAAGGCACCCTTCCTGCTGGCCGGGAACGAGACGGAAGCTTCACTGCGCGCCGCGCTCGACAGCTTTGCCGAAGCAACCCAGCCGGTCATCATCCCGCGCCTCGTCGTCGGCCAGATCGACGGCTTCTTCGCCCTGGTGCCGGAAGCGCCGGTGCCGGCGCTCAACCGCTTCGCCGGCGACGTCGTGCTCGCCTTCGACCGCTTTCGCGCGCCGCTGACCGAGGCCGAGATCGAACGCCGCAGCCCCGATTCACTGAAGCCGGACGAGTTCCGCAACCTCTGCCAATGGGGCTATCCCTACGTCTTCGAGACCTTCCGCTTCCACATGACGCTGTCCGGCCGCGCCGCGCCACAGGAAAGCCCCCGTCTGCGCGCAGCAATAGAGGGCCTGTTCGCGGAGGTGCTGCTGCGGCCGGTGCCGGTCGATGCGCTGACGCTTTTCGTCGAAACCGAACCTGGCGCCCCGTTCATGGTGCTGTCCCATCACGCGCTCGGGCGCCGCTCGGCCCGAAAAACTGCTTGA
- the iolB gene encoding 5-deoxy-glucuronate isomerase, producing MSKLLVKADKGHGRVAHVTPKSAGWTYVGFDLHRLKPGETASGETGDREVCLVFVTGKGKASAGGKDLGLLGERMSPFEGKPWSVYVPEGSDWSVTADTGLELAVCSAPGLGGGLPVRVIGPADLGQEVRGKGTNTRYVTNILPEGKPADSLLVVEVITPGGHTSSYPPHKHDQDNLPAESYLEETYYHRLNPPQGFAFQRVYTDADKNGARDLDEAMAIEDGDVVLVPKGYHPCAACHGYDLYYLNVMAGPKRTWKFHNAPEHEWLMKA from the coding sequence ATGTCGAAACTGCTCGTCAAAGCCGACAAGGGCCATGGCCGCGTCGCCCATGTCACGCCCAAAAGCGCCGGCTGGACCTATGTCGGCTTCGACCTTCATCGGCTCAAGCCCGGCGAGACGGCGTCCGGCGAGACGGGCGACCGAGAGGTCTGCCTGGTCTTCGTCACCGGCAAGGGCAAGGCGTCGGCCGGCGGCAAGGATCTCGGCCTGCTCGGCGAGCGCATGTCGCCCTTCGAGGGCAAGCCTTGGTCGGTCTACGTGCCCGAGGGGTCCGACTGGTCGGTCACCGCCGACACCGGACTGGAACTGGCGGTCTGCTCGGCGCCCGGCCTTGGCGGTGGCTTGCCCGTGCGCGTCATCGGACCGGCCGACCTCGGCCAGGAAGTGCGCGGCAAGGGCACCAACACACGCTACGTCACCAACATCCTGCCGGAAGGCAAGCCGGCCGACTCTTTGCTGGTGGTCGAGGTCATCACGCCCGGCGGCCACACGTCCAGCTATCCGCCGCACAAGCACGACCAGGACAATCTGCCGGCCGAGTCCTATCTCGAGGAAACCTACTACCACCGCCTCAACCCGCCGCAAGGTTTCGCCTTCCAGCGCGTCTATACCGACGCCGACAAGAATGGCGCCCGCGATCTCGACGAGGCAATGGCGATCGAGGATGGCGATGTCGTGCTGGTGCCGAAGGGCTATCACCCATGCGCCGCCTGCCATGGCTACGATCTCTACTATCTCAATGTCATGGCCGGCCCGAAGCGCACCTGGAAATTCCACAACGCGCCCGAGCACGAATGGTTGATGAAGGCATGA
- a CDS encoding DUF3329 domain-containing protein produces the protein MKDYEHPFFRPLWRRIAVVAVCLVWSVIEFASGTPFWGVIALGFAGYAVWQFFYLYKPAEEGKADTEPKE, from the coding sequence ATGAAAGACTATGAGCACCCCTTCTTCCGGCCTCTCTGGCGGCGCATCGCCGTGGTGGCCGTCTGCCTGGTCTGGTCGGTGATCGAGTTCGCCTCGGGCACGCCTTTCTGGGGCGTCATCGCGCTCGGCTTTGCCGGCTACGCCGTCTGGCAGTTCTTCTATCTCTACAAGCCGGCCGAAGAGGGCAAGGCCGACACCGAACCGAAGGAATGA
- the iolE gene encoding myo-inosose-2 dehydratase gives MKAKLGMSPIAWWNDDLVELSDDVSLEECLRQSRSAGFTGMEMGRRFPNDPKVMLPILREADVTLCGGWFSGTLVDEEMARNKDRIQPMIDLFKAVNAPCIVYGEVGRSIQGDRSKPLATKPKLSGDEMKAYGRRLTEFGEWCAEQGMPLSYHHHMAAVVETEPELDAFMRHSGEGIPLLLDAGHLAFAGGDVLRAIDNHHKRINHVHVKDVRMGVIDGLDRTKQSFLDAVALGAFTVPGDGSLDFGAIVQRFADYGYEGWFVVEAEQDPKANPPLKMAQVGYKELMRVMSAAGYTVETQGFPA, from the coding sequence TTGAAAGCCAAACTGGGCATGTCCCCCATCGCGTGGTGGAACGACGATCTCGTGGAATTAAGCGATGACGTGTCGCTGGAGGAGTGTCTGCGACAGTCGCGCTCGGCCGGCTTCACCGGCATGGAGATGGGCCGCCGCTTCCCCAACGATCCCAAGGTGATGCTGCCGATCCTGAGAGAGGCCGATGTCACGCTCTGCGGCGGCTGGTTCTCCGGCACGCTGGTCGACGAGGAGATGGCCAGGAACAAGGACCGCATCCAGCCGATGATCGACCTGTTCAAGGCGGTCAACGCGCCCTGCATCGTCTATGGCGAGGTCGGCCGCTCCATCCAGGGCGACCGCTCCAAGCCGCTCGCCACCAAGCCGAAGCTGTCGGGCGACGAGATGAAGGCCTATGGCAGGCGCCTGACCGAATTCGGCGAATGGTGCGCCGAGCAGGGCATGCCGCTCTCCTACCACCACCACATGGCGGCGGTCGTCGAGACCGAGCCGGAGCTCGACGCCTTCATGCGCCATTCCGGCGAGGGCATTCCGTTGCTGCTCGATGCCGGCCATCTCGCTTTTGCCGGCGGCGACGTGCTGCGAGCCATCGACAACCACCACAAGCGCATCAACCACGTCCATGTGAAGGACGTGCGCATGGGCGTGATCGACGGGCTCGATCGCACAAAGCAGTCCTTCCTCGACGCCGTGGCGCTTGGCGCTTTCACCGTGCCGGGCGACGGCTCGCTAGATTTCGGTGCCATCGTGCAGCGCTTCGCCGACTATGGCTATGAAGGCTGGTTCGTCGTCGAGGCCGAGCAGGACCCGAAAGCAAATCCGCCGCTCAAGATGGCGCAGGTCGGCTACAAGGAGCTGATGCGGGTGATGAGCGCCGCCGGCTACACGGTGGAGACGCAAGGTTTTCCGGCCTGA
- the iolD gene encoding 3D-(3,5/4)-trihydroxycyclohexane-1,2-dione acylhydrolase (decyclizing), which translates to MSKTIRLTMAQAVTRFLSRQMTEIDGKKVPIFGGVWAIFGHGNVAGIGEALYQVRDELPTFRAHNEQAMAHAAIAYAKANFRRRFMAATSSIGPGALNMVTAAALAHVNRLPVLFLPGDVFANRLPDPVLQQAEDFSDGTATVNDCFRAVSRYFDRITRPEQIIPALNRAMQVLTDPAECGPVTLSLCQDVQAEAYDYPESLFAERVWTPRRVRPDRNELAAAVAALKGAKKPLVIAGGGVLYSQASSELAKLVQGAGIPVCETQGGKSSLPDDHPLNMAAVGVTGTSAANQLAEEADVVLAVGTRLQDFTTGSWALFKNAGKTIVGLNTQVFDAGKHWALPLVADAAEGLSELGAALKGWKAPAAWTDNALKGKTDWQAAAAKVTASTNAAYPSDAQVIGAVQRAMGSGVTLLHAAGGLPGELHKLWQAGAPGSYHAEYGFSTMGYEIAGGLGVKMAKPGEEVVVMIGDGSYLMLNSEIATSVMLGLKLTIVLLDNRGYGCINRLQMATGGANFNNLLKDSRHEVMPDIDFAAHAASLGAISEKVDSIAGLETALEKAKGNSKTTVLVIDTDPLVSTDAGGHWWDVAVPEVSARPQVNAARKKYEEAVGSRQG; encoded by the coding sequence ATGAGCAAGACAATCCGCCTGACAATGGCGCAGGCTGTGACCCGCTTCCTGTCGCGCCAGATGACCGAGATCGACGGCAAAAAAGTGCCGATATTCGGTGGCGTCTGGGCGATCTTCGGCCATGGCAACGTCGCCGGCATCGGCGAGGCGCTCTACCAGGTGCGCGACGAACTGCCGACCTTCCGCGCCCACAACGAGCAGGCGATGGCGCATGCCGCGATCGCCTATGCCAAGGCCAATTTCCGCCGCCGCTTCATGGCCGCCACCTCGTCGATCGGCCCCGGCGCGCTCAACATGGTGACGGCGGCCGCCCTGGCGCATGTAAACCGGTTGCCTGTCCTGTTCTTGCCGGGCGATGTCTTCGCCAACCGCTTGCCGGATCCGGTGCTGCAGCAGGCCGAGGACTTTTCCGACGGCACGGCCACCGTCAACGACTGCTTCCGCGCCGTGTCGCGCTATTTCGACCGCATCACCCGACCGGAGCAGATCATCCCGGCACTCAACCGCGCCATGCAGGTGCTGACCGACCCGGCCGAATGCGGCCCGGTCACGCTGTCGCTCTGCCAGGATGTCCAGGCCGAGGCCTATGACTATCCGGAAAGCCTGTTTGCCGAGCGCGTCTGGACGCCGCGCCGGGTTCGCCCGGACCGCAACGAACTGGCCGCCGCCGTCGCGGCGCTGAAGGGTGCCAAGAAGCCGCTGGTGATCGCCGGCGGCGGCGTCCTCTATTCGCAGGCTTCGAGCGAGCTGGCCAAGCTGGTGCAGGGCGCCGGCATTCCGGTCTGCGAGACGCAAGGCGGCAAGTCTTCGCTGCCGGACGATCATCCGCTCAACATGGCTGCTGTCGGCGTCACCGGCACCTCCGCCGCCAACCAGCTGGCGGAAGAGGCCGATGTGGTGCTCGCCGTCGGCACCAGGCTGCAGGATTTCACCACCGGCTCCTGGGCGCTGTTCAAGAATGCCGGCAAGACCATCGTCGGCCTGAACACGCAGGTCTTCGATGCCGGCAAGCACTGGGCGCTGCCGCTCGTCGCCGACGCAGCCGAAGGGCTCTCCGAACTCGGTGCCGCGCTGAAGGGCTGGAAGGCGCCGGCCGCCTGGACCGACAATGCGCTGAAGGGCAAGACGGACTGGCAGGCCGCCGCCGCCAAGGTGACGGCGTCGACCAACGCCGCCTATCCGTCGGACGCGCAGGTCATCGGCGCCGTGCAGCGCGCGATGGGCTCGGGCGTCACCTTGCTGCATGCGGCAGGCGGCCTGCCCGGCGAACTGCACAAGCTCTGGCAGGCCGGCGCTCCCGGCTCCTACCACGCCGAATACGGCTTCTCGACCATGGGCTACGAGATCGCCGGTGGCCTCGGCGTCAAGATGGCCAAGCCCGGCGAGGAGGTCGTCGTCATGATCGGCGACGGCTCCTATCTGATGCTCAATTCCGAGATCGCCACCTCGGTCATGCTCGGCCTCAAGCTCACCATCGTGCTGCTAGACAACCGCGGCTATGGCTGCATCAACCGGCTGCAGATGGCGACCGGCGGCGCCAACTTCAACAATCTCTTGAAGGACTCGCGCCACGAGGTGATGCCCGACATCGACTTCGCCGCGCATGCGGCAAGTCTCGGCGCCATATCCGAGAAGGTGGATTCGATCGCCGGACTGGAGACGGCGCTCGAGAAGGCGAAAGGCAACAGCAAGACCACCGTGCTGGTCATCGACACCGACCCCCTGGTCTCGACCGATGCCGGCGGTCACTGGTGGGATGTCGCAGTGCCCGAAGTCTCGGCGCGGCCGCAGGTCAATGCCGCGCGCAAGAAGTATGAGGAAGCCGTGGGCAGCCGGCAGGGCTGA
- a CDS encoding bifunctional 5-dehydro-2-deoxygluconokinase/5-dehydro-2-deoxyphosphogluconate aldolase: protein MGEAVDAKPLDVITIGRASVDLYGQQIGSRLEDITSFAKSVGGCPANISVGTARLGLRSALLTRVGDEQMGRFIREQLKREGVSVDGLKTDKERLTALVLLSVEDEGVSPMIFYRSDCADMALAPEDIDEAFIASARSVVVTGTHFSRPNTDAAQRKAIRVMKARGGKVVFDIDYRPNLWGLAGHAEGFERYVKSDRVSAQMKTVLPDCDLIVGTEEEIMIASGADDCLSALKTIRALSSATIVLKRGAKGCIVYAGPISDDLEDGIVGMGFPIEIYNVLGAGDAFMSGFLRGWLGGEDHATAATWANACGAFAVSRLLCAPEYPTFEELQYFLKHGSKHLALRKDEAINHIHWATTRRRDIPSLMALACDHRVQLEDVAAKTGADAARIEDFKVLTVKAAARVAVGRDGYGMLLDEKYGRDAMFEFARHPFAWLGRPVELPGSRPLRFEFSQDIGSQLVDWPVEHCIKCLCFYHPDDPVELKTEQQQKLRSLFEAARKVGRELLVEIIAGKHGKLDDTTIPRALEELYALGIKPDWWKLEPQASASAWAKIEAVIVKNDPWCRGVVLLGLEAPQDELEVAFAATANAPIVKGFAVGRTIFINAAEQWLAGKMSDDEAVADMASRFEQLTEAWLAARGRKAA from the coding sequence ATGGGCGAAGCCGTGGACGCGAAACCGCTCGACGTCATCACCATCGGCCGCGCCTCGGTCGACCTTTACGGCCAGCAGATCGGCTCGCGGCTGGAGGACATCACCTCCTTCGCCAAGTCGGTCGGCGGCTGCCCGGCCAATATCTCGGTCGGCACGGCGCGGCTCGGCCTGCGCTCAGCGCTGCTCACCCGCGTCGGCGACGAGCAGATGGGCCGGTTCATCCGCGAGCAGCTGAAGCGCGAGGGCGTTTCCGTCGATGGCCTCAAGACCGACAAAGAGCGGCTGACCGCGCTGGTGCTCCTGTCGGTCGAGGACGAAGGCGTCTCGCCGATGATCTTCTACCGCTCCGACTGCGCCGACATGGCGCTGGCGCCGGAAGATATCGACGAGGCGTTTATTGCCTCTGCCCGCTCGGTCGTCGTCACCGGCACGCATTTTTCCCGCCCCAATACCGATGCCGCGCAGCGCAAGGCGATCCGCGTCATGAAGGCCAGGGGCGGCAAGGTGGTGTTCGATATCGACTATCGCCCCAACCTCTGGGGCCTTGCCGGCCATGCCGAGGGCTTCGAGCGCTATGTCAAGTCCGACCGCGTCTCGGCGCAGATGAAGACGGTGCTGCCTGATTGCGACCTCATCGTCGGCACCGAGGAGGAGATCATGATCGCCTCCGGCGCCGACGATTGCCTGAGCGCCTTGAAGACGATCCGCGCGCTGTCATCGGCCACCATCGTGCTCAAGCGCGGCGCCAAGGGCTGCATCGTCTATGCCGGGCCGATCAGCGACGACCTCGAGGACGGCATTGTCGGCATGGGCTTTCCGATCGAGATCTACAACGTGCTCGGCGCCGGCGACGCTTTCATGTCCGGCTTCCTGCGCGGCTGGCTCGGCGGCGAAGACCATGCCACCGCCGCGACCTGGGCCAACGCCTGCGGCGCCTTCGCCGTGTCGCGGCTGCTCTGCGCGCCGGAATACCCGACCTTCGAGGAGCTGCAGTACTTCCTCAAGCACGGCAGCAAGCACCTGGCGCTGCGCAAGGACGAGGCGATCAACCACATCCATTGGGCGACCACGCGCCGGCGCGATATCCCCTCGCTGATGGCGCTGGCCTGCGACCACCGCGTCCAGCTCGAGGACGTCGCCGCCAAGACCGGCGCCGACGCCGCCCGCATCGAGGATTTCAAGGTGCTGACCGTCAAGGCGGCGGCCAGGGTTGCCGTCGGGCGCGACGGCTACGGCATGCTGCTCGATGAGAAATACGGCCGCGACGCCATGTTCGAATTCGCCCGCCATCCGTTCGCCTGGCTTGGCCGTCCGGTCGAATTGCCTGGCTCGCGGCCGCTGCGCTTCGAATTCTCCCAGGACATTGGCTCGCAGCTTGTCGACTGGCCGGTCGAGCATTGTATCAAATGCCTGTGCTTCTATCATCCAGACGATCCGGTCGAGCTCAAGACCGAGCAGCAGCAGAAGCTGCGCAGCCTGTTCGAAGCCGCCCGCAAGGTCGGACGCGAATTGCTGGTCGAGATCATCGCCGGCAAGCATGGCAAGCTCGACGACACCACCATTCCGCGCGCGCTGGAGGAACTCTACGCGCTGGGCATCAAGCCCGACTGGTGGAAGCTCGAGCCGCAGGCTTCGGCAAGCGCCTGGGCAAAGATCGAGGCGGTGATCGTCAAGAACGATCCATGGTGCCGCGGTGTCGTGCTGCTTGGGCTGGAAGCGCCCCAGGACGAGCTTGAAGTGGCCTTTGCCGCCACGGCGAACGCGCCTATCGTCAAGGGCTTCGCCGTCGGTCGCACCATCTTCATCAACGCCGCCGAACAATGGCTGGCCGGCAAGATGTCGGATGACGAGGCCGTCGCCGACATGGCGTCCCGTTTCGAGCAGCTGACCGAGGCATGGCTTGCCGCGCGCGGCCGTAAAGCAGCATAA
- a CDS encoding alpha/beta hydrolase, producing the protein MSNNAANSVVLVHGGFVDGSGWEGVYHQLKKDGYDVTIVQNPTTSLADDVAVTKRAIAAAPGNVILVGHSYGGVVVSESGTDPKVAAVVYIAAFAPDTGESVSSLIANPPPGAPVPPILPPVDGFLMLDKEKFAASFAADVRPSLASFMADSQVPWGVAALEGKVTKPAWRVKPSWYLVATDDHMIPPPAQRQMANRAGATTVEVPGSHAVYVSDPGAVAKLIEQAAAGVARN; encoded by the coding sequence ATGTCGAACAACGCAGCAAATTCAGTCGTCCTCGTTCACGGCGGCTTCGTCGATGGCTCAGGCTGGGAGGGGGTCTATCACCAGCTCAAGAAGGATGGCTATGACGTCACCATCGTCCAGAACCCCACCACCTCGCTCGCCGACGATGTCGCGGTGACGAAGCGCGCCATCGCCGCCGCTCCGGGCAATGTCATCCTGGTCGGTCATTCCTATGGCGGCGTCGTGGTGTCGGAATCCGGCACCGATCCCAAGGTCGCAGCCGTCGTCTATATCGCCGCCTTCGCGCCGGATACCGGCGAGTCGGTTTCGTCCCTGATCGCCAACCCGCCTCCCGGCGCCCCTGTGCCCCCGATCCTGCCGCCCGTCGACGGCTTCCTGATGCTCGACAAGGAAAAGTTCGCCGCCTCCTTCGCCGCCGATGTCCGCCCGTCACTCGCCTCCTTCATGGCGGACTCGCAGGTTCCCTGGGGTGTGGCGGCGCTCGAAGGCAAGGTCACCAAGCCGGCGTGGAGAGTGAAGCCGAGCTGGTATCTCGTCGCCACCGACGATCACATGATCCCGCCGCCGGCGCAGCGCCAGATGGCAAACCGGGCTGGCGCCACGACGGTCGAAGTGCCCGGCAGCCACGCAGTCTACGTCTCCGATCCAGGCGCCGTCGCCAAGCTCATCGAACAGGCCGCCGCCGGCGTCGCCAGGAACTGA